The Sinomicrobium kalidii genome contains a region encoding:
- a CDS encoding MBL fold metallo-hydrolase RNA specificity domain-containing protein, which yields MKKEVKIHFLGAAGTVTGSKFLVETSDLKFLIDCGLFQGAKAWRELNWQELEFDVAELDFVLLTHGHLDHVGYLPRLVKQGFRGKIYGTAPTLAITRIILKDSAKIQEEDAELANKEGFSRHHPALPLYTEDDVEKTLQYLEAQPRDHWIHLSGDIAVRFRYNGHILGATFIETDIYGKRFVFSGDIGRPGDLLLFDPDKPDKADYLFIETTYGDRVHSGEDAREILASMIGETIHKRGNLIIPSFAVERTQVLIVLLWELYRKNKIPRIPVVIDSPMGEEVLRVFLQYPDWHKVSRDEFRAILNFVKIVDSYRETWNVIDNTQPKIVIAGSGMVTGGRVLTYLKQLIDEESTTVLLVGFQAEGTRGRDLKEGAKEIRFFGKYYPVRARIECLDALSAHADQKELLNWLSGIEGKPEKVFLIHGEPESARVFGEKIKEVYSWDSCIPEHNDVIRLLL from the coding sequence GCGGATTGTTCCAGGGCGCCAAGGCATGGCGGGAACTGAACTGGCAGGAGCTGGAGTTTGACGTGGCGGAGCTGGATTTTGTGCTCCTGACTCATGGCCACCTCGATCATGTAGGGTATTTGCCCAGGCTGGTAAAACAGGGGTTTAGAGGCAAGATATACGGTACTGCACCTACATTGGCCATAACCCGGATCATATTAAAAGACAGTGCCAAAATACAGGAGGAAGATGCCGAACTGGCCAATAAAGAAGGGTTTTCCAGGCACCACCCGGCCCTGCCGTTATATACGGAGGATGATGTGGAAAAGACCCTGCAATACCTCGAAGCACAACCCCGTGACCACTGGATACATTTATCCGGGGATATTGCTGTGCGATTCCGGTATAACGGTCATATTTTGGGAGCGACGTTTATAGAAACGGACATCTATGGCAAACGCTTTGTGTTTTCCGGGGATATCGGCAGGCCAGGCGACCTGCTTTTGTTTGATCCCGACAAACCGGATAAGGCCGATTATCTCTTTATAGAGACCACCTATGGCGACCGCGTCCATTCCGGGGAAGATGCACGGGAGATACTTGCCTCCATGATCGGGGAAACCATACACAAAAGAGGGAACCTGATTATCCCGAGCTTTGCCGTGGAGCGAACACAGGTGCTGATCGTCCTGTTATGGGAGCTGTATAGAAAAAATAAGATACCCCGTATCCCGGTGGTCATAGACAGTCCGATGGGAGAAGAGGTCCTGCGGGTTTTTCTGCAGTACCCGGACTGGCATAAGGTAAGCCGGGATGAATTCAGGGCGATATTAAACTTTGTGAAAATTGTCGATTCTTACCGGGAAACCTGGAATGTCATCGACAATACCCAGCCCAAAATAGTGATTGCCGGGAGTGGTATGGTCACCGGGGGAAGGGTACTGACCTATTTAAAACAGCTTATCGATGAGGAAAGTACTACTGTACTCCTGGTAGGCTTCCAGGCCGAAGGGACCAGGGGAAGGGACCTTAAGGAAGGGGCGAAGGAGATCAGGTTTTTCGGCAAATATTATCCTGTGCGTGCCCGGATCGAATGCCTGGACGCTCTTTCGGCTCATGCAGATCAAAAAGAATTACTAAATTGGTTGTCCGGAATTGAAGGAAAGCCGGAAAAAGTTTTTCTCATCCACGGGGAGCCTGAAAGCGCACGGGTTTTCGGGGAGAAAATTAAAGAGGTATATTCCTGGGATTCCTGTATCCCGGAACACAATGATGTTATAAGATTATTACTTTAA
- the cls gene encoding cardiolipin synthase: MATVIFVFYIIITLAALVTLILFGSRPSKSFSWLLVIIILPFAGVLLYALFGINRRKIKFFKLKKVDKMRAYTLFHTEDIVPPSVKFSSERYKKIANLIANSTGSFPVTGNRVTVLDDGLKTFEAIFEALAGAEKFIHIQFYIFEDGELMERLYRLFEKKIKEGVEIRVIYDAIGSFSLGRKHINRFRKIGVKIYSTMPLRLGSILFTINYRNHRKIIVIDGKTGFTGGVNISDKYIRPSGKLGIWDDMHLCLRGPVTESLHRVFVKDYYFAGKGEDLWKQEYFPKNGAEGNTTVQIVAGGPDSDYSSIMYQYAMLINQAERYICIANPYFIPSNTILESLKMAALSGVEVRLLVPKKSDGSLVKYSMFSYFEELLSAGVRIFEHPVKFLHSKMIIIDDEMASVGSGNFDNRSFDQNFEVNTLIFDKSIAMTLREDFDRDCSNADKLDLDEFRKRPLIYKLLEGMARIFSPLL; the protein is encoded by the coding sequence ATGGCAACGGTAATTTTTGTCTTCTATATCATAATTACCCTGGCAGCCCTGGTAACCCTCATCCTTTTCGGGTCCCGGCCGTCAAAATCGTTTAGCTGGTTGCTGGTGATTATAATCCTGCCTTTCGCGGGAGTGCTTTTGTATGCACTTTTCGGGATAAACCGGAGAAAGATCAAGTTCTTCAAGCTCAAGAAGGTGGACAAAATGAGGGCTTATACATTATTCCACACCGAAGATATTGTCCCGCCCTCTGTAAAATTCTCATCCGAACGCTATAAAAAGATCGCTAACCTGATCGCAAACAGTACGGGGTCTTTTCCTGTTACAGGGAACAGGGTGACGGTCCTGGATGACGGTTTAAAGACTTTTGAAGCTATTTTTGAGGCCCTGGCCGGGGCAGAAAAATTTATCCATATCCAGTTCTATATTTTTGAAGACGGGGAACTGATGGAAAGGCTTTACCGCTTGTTTGAAAAAAAGATAAAAGAGGGAGTGGAAATACGGGTGATCTATGATGCCATAGGCAGTTTTTCCCTGGGCAGAAAACATATAAACCGTTTCAGAAAGATCGGGGTAAAGATCTATTCTACCATGCCCCTGCGGTTGGGGAGTATTCTCTTTACCATAAATTACAGGAACCACCGGAAGATCATTGTTATTGACGGAAAAACAGGGTTTACCGGGGGCGTCAATATTTCCGACAAATACATCAGACCTTCCGGAAAATTGGGGATATGGGACGATATGCACCTCTGCCTCCGGGGCCCCGTTACGGAAAGCCTGCACCGGGTGTTTGTAAAGGATTATTACTTTGCCGGTAAGGGGGAAGACCTGTGGAAGCAGGAGTATTTTCCCAAAAACGGGGCAGAAGGAAACACTACGGTACAGATCGTTGCCGGGGGACCGGATTCCGATTATTCTTCGATCATGTATCAGTATGCCATGCTGATAAACCAGGCCGAAAGGTATATCTGTATAGCGAATCCCTACTTTATTCCCAGCAATACAATCCTGGAAAGTTTAAAAATGGCAGCCCTGAGCGGAGTGGAGGTAAGGCTTTTGGTCCCGAAAAAATCGGATGGCTCCCTCGTGAAGTACAGCATGTTCTCTTATTTTGAGGAATTGCTGTCTGCCGGAGTTCGGATTTTCGAACATCCCGTAAAGTTTTTACACAGCAAAATGATCATCATTGACGATGAAATGGCTTCTGTAGGTTCGGGAAATTTTGACAACCGCAGTTTTGACCAGAATTTTGAGGTCAATACCCTGATCTTCGATAAAAGCATCGCAATGACCCTCAGGGAAGATTTTGACCGGGACTGTTCCAATGCCGATAAGCTGGATTTAGATGAATTCCGGAAAAGACCGCTTATCTATAAACTGCTGGAAGGTATGGCCAGGATATTCAGTCCATTGTTATAG
- the pfkA gene encoding 6-phosphofructokinase — translation MNKIAILTSGGDVPGLNACIRAIVKAASYYNINTLGIKGGFDGMINGDFTVMDVPSVNHIIHLGGTILKSSRSDRFKTEEGRKTAYRQLNEAGIDAVILIGGDGSLQGGRIFSEEYKDIPFMGIPKTIDNDISGTDYCIGYDTAINTAMEAIDKIRDTAESHNRIFIVEVMGRNAGYIAYGTGLASGADGILIPETPADLEYLKNSFTKDHNRKKNSLIIVVAEGDESGGALIIAEKVRKYAARRDVRISVLGHIQRGGSPTAFDRILAARLGVAAVENLLKGEKNRMVGIIKNDISVTPLADVKNRSMNMDKDALKFLEILTT, via the coding sequence ATGAATAAAATAGCCATACTGACTTCAGGAGGAGATGTTCCGGGTTTAAATGCCTGTATCAGGGCCATAGTAAAAGCCGCTTCCTACTACAACATAAACACCCTGGGGATCAAAGGCGGGTTTGACGGTATGATCAACGGAGATTTTACCGTCATGGATGTCCCTTCGGTAAACCATATCATTCATCTTGGCGGGACCATTTTAAAATCGTCCCGGAGCGACCGTTTTAAAACAGAAGAAGGACGTAAAACAGCATACCGCCAATTAAATGAAGCGGGAATAGATGCGGTGATCCTTATCGGCGGTGACGGTTCTTTGCAGGGAGGCCGTATTTTTTCTGAGGAATACAAAGACATCCCTTTTATGGGGATCCCGAAAACCATAGATAACGATATTTCCGGGACCGACTACTGCATAGGATATGATACCGCCATAAACACCGCCATGGAGGCTATAGACAAGATACGGGACACCGCAGAATCCCACAACCGTATTTTTATTGTAGAGGTCATGGGAAGAAATGCAGGTTATATTGCCTATGGTACCGGCCTTGCATCGGGAGCAGATGGCATTCTCATTCCGGAAACCCCGGCAGACCTGGAATATCTGAAAAACAGTTTTACCAAAGACCATAACAGGAAAAAAAACTCGCTTATCATTGTCGTGGCAGAAGGCGATGAAAGCGGTGGTGCACTGATCATTGCAGAAAAGGTCAGAAAATATGCAGCGAGAAGAGATGTCAGGATATCCGTTCTGGGCCATATTCAGCGGGGAGGTTCCCCTACGGCTTTTGACAGGATCCTGGCAGCCAGGCTCGGAGTTGCAGCCGTTGAAAATTTGTTAAAGGGAGAAAAGAACCGTATGGTAGGTATCATAAAAAATGATATTTCCGTAACCCCGCTTGCGGATGTAAAAAACAGAAGTATGAATATGGATAAAGATGCGCTGAAATTCCTGGAGATATTAACAACATAA
- the ftsH gene encoding ATP-dependent zinc metalloprotease FtsH gives MSWIYMILFMVLIWLWFFKGQNTIQETTWKQFEEEMLIPKDVARLTVVNNARVEIYIREESLDKPLYKNIPRGVLNDEPVPGPHFYFNIGSVEIFHAELEKAQENLPGTDHVTVTYSTRENWWQNFLFLLPIGFLILFWMFLLRRSMPGMKGKGTSIFNFGQSNARVIEKGAKSKITFKDVAGMEEAKEEIYELITFLKSPDKYKRLGAKMPKGVLLVGPPGTGKTLLAKAIAGEAGVPFFSLSGSEFVEMFVGVGASRMRDLFQKAKAKAPCIIFIDEIDTVGRARGKTHAFQANDERESTLNQLLAELDGFDTDAGVIVLAATNRGDVLDPALLRPGRFDRHIHLELPNLKEREAIFSVHIKPLQLSGDVNTAALAAQTPGFSGADIANICNEAALIAARREKQVVGKQDFMDAIDRVIGGLEKKSKIITPEEKRRIAYHEAGHVTASWYLEHAHPVLKVSIIPRGRSLGAAWYIPEERQIITRSEFFDAICTALGGRAAEELIFEEVSSNALDDLEKATKQAYNMVVNYGLGTTLRNISFYDSTGRTEQSLYRSYSERTAQKIDSEAQQIIDDAYDKTIQILLDHQDQLHALAKALIRKETLLRPDVEKILGARKKSEDHASP, from the coding sequence ATGTCATGGATATATATGATCCTGTTTATGGTATTGATCTGGCTTTGGTTTTTCAAGGGACAAAACACGATACAGGAAACCACCTGGAAACAGTTTGAAGAAGAAATGCTCATCCCGAAAGACGTAGCCAGGCTGACCGTTGTTAACAATGCCCGTGTGGAAATATATATCAGGGAAGAAAGCCTGGACAAGCCTCTTTATAAAAATATCCCCAGGGGTGTACTGAATGACGAACCGGTTCCGGGACCTCACTTTTACTTTAACATAGGTTCCGTGGAAATATTTCATGCGGAACTGGAGAAAGCCCAGGAAAACCTGCCGGGAACGGATCATGTAACGGTAACCTACAGCACACGCGAAAACTGGTGGCAGAACTTTCTGTTCTTGTTACCTATCGGTTTTCTGATCCTTTTCTGGATGTTCCTGTTACGGAGAAGCATGCCCGGGATGAAAGGAAAAGGAACTTCGATATTCAATTTCGGCCAGTCCAATGCCCGGGTCATTGAAAAGGGAGCAAAAAGTAAGATTACATTTAAAGATGTGGCAGGTATGGAGGAAGCCAAGGAGGAAATATACGAACTGATCACCTTCCTGAAATCCCCGGACAAATACAAACGGTTAGGGGCCAAAATGCCCAAAGGGGTTTTGCTCGTAGGGCCGCCCGGGACCGGAAAAACACTCCTGGCCAAAGCCATTGCCGGTGAAGCCGGGGTTCCCTTCTTTTCGTTGTCCGGTTCCGAATTTGTAGAGATGTTCGTAGGCGTAGGGGCCTCAAGAATGAGAGACCTCTTTCAAAAAGCCAAAGCAAAGGCCCCCTGCATCATATTTATCGACGAAATCGACACCGTGGGCCGTGCCCGCGGCAAAACGCATGCTTTCCAGGCCAATGACGAACGGGAAAGCACACTGAACCAGCTATTGGCCGAGCTGGACGGTTTCGATACGGACGCCGGGGTCATTGTTCTCGCCGCTACCAACCGGGGAGACGTCCTCGATCCGGCCCTGTTGCGACCGGGAAGGTTTGACAGGCATATTCACCTGGAGCTTCCTAACCTCAAAGAACGGGAAGCTATTTTTTCGGTACACATAAAACCCCTGCAACTATCCGGAGATGTCAACACGGCCGCACTGGCCGCACAAACCCCGGGGTTTTCGGGAGCCGACATTGCCAATATTTGTAACGAAGCCGCTCTCATCGCTGCCCGCAGGGAAAAACAAGTAGTGGGTAAACAGGACTTTATGGATGCCATAGACCGCGTGATCGGCGGACTGGAAAAGAAAAGCAAGATCATTACCCCCGAAGAAAAGCGAAGGATTGCCTACCACGAAGCCGGCCATGTCACCGCAAGCTGGTACCTGGAACACGCCCATCCCGTACTTAAAGTATCCATCATTCCGAGAGGAAGATCACTGGGTGCTGCATGGTACATTCCCGAAGAGCGCCAGATCATCACCCGGTCGGAATTCTTTGATGCGATATGCACTGCCCTCGGAGGACGTGCTGCCGAAGAACTCATATTTGAAGAAGTATCCTCCAATGCCCTGGACGACCTGGAAAAGGCGACCAAACAGGCCTATAATATGGTAGTTAATTACGGGCTTGGCACTACTCTCAGAAATATCAGCTTTTACGATTCCACGGGGAGAACGGAACAATCCCTCTACCGGTCGTATAGCGAGAGAACCGCACAAAAGATCGATTCCGAGGCACAGCAGATCATAGATGATGCTTATGACAAAACCATTCAGATTCTCCTGGACCACCAGGACCAGCTACACGCCCTTGCAAAAGCACTGATCCGAAAAGAGACCCTTCTCAGGCCGGATGTAGAGAAAATACTCGGGGCAAGAAAGAAAAGCGAGGATCATGCCTCTCCGTAA
- a CDS encoding universal stress protein, translating to MKRILLPTDFSDHAQNAMAYATELYKHEECMFYVLNVFKVYGYSTTNIMYPEPGNPAYDAAFNESRKNLKDTVRRLIFAKNPKHSFEGLSKNNFLLDAINHLVEEKGIDMIVMGTKGAKNARGINYGSNAVTVMEKVTACPVLAIPSQAEFMGYREIIFPTSYEVPYKKSEISPLLSIAKEFKPMIRILHIKENEQLTETQIENRRLLEENLDGAKYSFHSLTNIDPAVGISCFTESRNADLIALVNRKHGFLYRLTEKPVVKGISFYTSTPIMVMHVQNRS from the coding sequence ATGAAACGAATCCTCCTTCCCACAGACTTCTCAGACCACGCGCAGAACGCCATGGCCTACGCTACGGAGCTGTATAAACACGAAGAATGCATGTTTTACGTGTTGAATGTGTTTAAGGTTTACGGTTATTCCACGACCAACATCATGTATCCCGAGCCCGGAAACCCCGCTTACGATGCCGCCTTTAACGAAAGCCGGAAAAATTTAAAAGACACCGTACGCCGGTTGATCTTTGCCAAAAACCCAAAACATTCATTCGAAGGCCTTTCCAAAAATAATTTTCTTCTCGATGCCATAAATCACCTGGTAGAAGAAAAAGGTATCGACATGATAGTTATGGGAACCAAAGGTGCTAAAAATGCCAGGGGAATAAATTACGGGAGCAATGCCGTGACCGTCATGGAAAAAGTTACGGCCTGCCCGGTCCTGGCCATACCTTCACAGGCCGAATTTATGGGATACAGGGAGATCATTTTTCCTACTTCCTATGAAGTCCCTTATAAGAAAAGTGAAATATCCCCTTTATTAAGTATAGCAAAGGAATTTAAGCCGATGATCCGGATATTACACATCAAGGAAAACGAACAACTTACGGAAACCCAAATAGAGAACAGAAGGCTATTGGAAGAAAACCTGGACGGAGCAAAATACTCCTTTCATTCCCTGACCAACATTGATCCCGCCGTCGGAATAAGCTGTTTTACCGAAAGCCGTAATGCCGATCTTATTGCACTGGTGAACAGGAAACACGGTTTTTTGTACAGGTTAACGGAAAAGCCGGTGGTAAAAGGGATCAGTTTTTATACAAGTACGCCGATCATGGTGATGCATGTCCAAAATCGCTCATAA
- a CDS encoding HPF/RaiA family ribosome-associated protein, translating into MKTDVHFVKLSTDKSIEALTVKKLHSITKKYDWVIKADVFFKQDPSSDGKGKICDIRLSVPGPGIFASSDETSFEASLAETLGSIRKQLNKRKHQMSTH; encoded by the coding sequence ATGAAAACCGACGTCCATTTTGTAAAACTGAGCACCGACAAAAGCATTGAAGCGCTCACCGTAAAAAAACTACACTCCATCACCAAAAAATATGACTGGGTGATTAAAGCCGATGTGTTTTTTAAACAAGACCCGTCCTCCGACGGCAAGGGCAAGATTTGTGATATCCGGCTCAGCGTACCGGGGCCCGGGATATTTGCTTCCTCTGATGAAACATCCTTTGAGGCTTCATTAGCAGAAACATTAGGCAGCATTAGAAAACAACTCAACAAAAGAAAACACCAGATGAGTACTCATTGA
- a CDS encoding addiction module family protein — protein sequence MDTSIDLRNRIKKYIEHADERILKIFNAIIETETEEPGLTPSHKEIIDIRLKHHRENPTDGKDWDDIKASLKQQYGL from the coding sequence ATGGACACCTCAATAGATTTAAGAAACAGGATTAAAAAATATATAGAGCATGCGGATGAGCGAATTCTCAAAATCTTTAATGCCATTATAGAAACTGAAACAGAAGAGCCTGGTTTAACACCTTCTCATAAGGAAATCATAGATATACGCTTAAAGCACCACAGGGAAAACCCTACTGACGGGAAGGACTGGGACGATATCAAGGCTTCCTTAAAGCAACAGTATGGCTTATAA
- a CDS encoding type II toxin-antitoxin system RelE/ParE family toxin, which produces MAYKLIVKTLAEKDIVEAIAWYAEQAEHLPKAFIKELDKGIEDLKANPKHYQRRYKQIRISFLQRFPYGIYYTIENDTVFVHAVLHSKRNPETGIQRV; this is translated from the coding sequence ATGGCTTATAAGTTAATTGTTAAAACATTAGCTGAAAAAGATATCGTTGAAGCTATAGCATGGTATGCAGAACAGGCCGAACATCTTCCCAAAGCATTTATAAAAGAACTTGATAAGGGTATTGAAGATCTTAAGGCAAACCCGAAACATTACCAAAGGCGGTATAAACAAATTAGAATTTCTTTTCTACAAAGGTTTCCTTACGGCATATATTATACCATAGAAAACGATACTGTTTTTGTTCATGCGGTATTACATAGCAAAAGAAACCCGGAAACAGGAATACAAAGGGTTTGA